The proteins below come from a single Dermatophilaceae bacterium Soc4.6 genomic window:
- a CDS encoding HEPN domain-containing protein yields MSRWPIGEADIEQLIAARQPGLQKVQGGQANGGHLMEKASRTLATSRTICADDPDSAFVLAYDAARYAATALLAHQGLRPTTAGGHYAVEVALRAQFGSGFRAFGALRRRRNELEYPSAVHETTTLAEAREAIEDAADIVDAARQLLPTLGLF; encoded by the coding sequence GTGAGTCGCTGGCCGATCGGGGAGGCCGATATCGAGCAGCTCATCGCGGCCCGACAGCCAGGTCTGCAGAAGGTGCAGGGCGGTCAGGCCAACGGTGGTCACCTCATGGAGAAGGCGAGTCGCACCCTGGCGACCTCGAGGACGATCTGCGCCGACGACCCGGACAGCGCCTTCGTCTTGGCGTATGACGCCGCGCGCTACGCCGCAACGGCTCTATTGGCGCACCAAGGACTGAGGCCGACCACCGCCGGCGGGCACTACGCCGTCGAAGTTGCGCTCCGCGCTCAGTTCGGCTCGGGGTTCCGAGCGTTCGGTGCGCTGCGCCGCCGCAGAAACGAGCTCGAGTACCCAAGCGCCGTGCACGAGACCACCACGCTCGCTGAGGCTCGTGAGGCGATCGAGGACGCCGCCGACATCGTCGACGCCGCTCGTCAGCTGCTCCCGACCCTGGGACTCTTCTGA
- the nrdR gene encoding transcriptional regulator NrdR produces MHCPFCRHTDSRVIDSRTTDDGTAIRRRRQCPECGRRFTTLESASLSVVKRSGASEPFSRSKVLVGVRKACQGRPVTEDQLAVLAQRVEETVRQQGSAEIEAHEVGLAVLEPLRELDEVAYLRFASVYQAFSTLDDFESAITLLRAERDATGLEPARRTQ; encoded by the coding sequence ATGCACTGCCCGTTCTGCCGCCACACGGACTCCCGGGTCATCGACTCCCGCACGACCGACGACGGCACCGCGATCCGCCGCCGCCGTCAGTGCCCGGAGTGCGGCCGCCGCTTCACGACCCTCGAGAGCGCGAGCCTGTCGGTCGTCAAGCGCAGCGGCGCGAGCGAGCCGTTCAGCCGCTCCAAGGTCCTCGTCGGCGTCCGCAAGGCCTGTCAGGGCCGCCCGGTCACCGAAGACCAGCTCGCCGTCCTCGCCCAGCGGGTCGAGGAGACGGTGCGCCAACAGGGCAGCGCCGAGATCGAGGCCCACGAGGTGGGCCTGGCCGTGCTCGAGCCGCTGCGCGAGCTCGACGAGGTCGCCTACCTGCGCTTCGCCTCCGTCTACCAGGCCTTCTCCACCCTCGACGACTTCGAGTCGGCGATCACCCTGCTCCGCGCCGAGCGCGACGCCACGGGCCTCGAGCCCGCCCGCCGCACCCAGTAG
- a CDS encoding vitamin B12-dependent ribonucleotide reductase, with the protein MTETANRAATRKGPRGKGVQIERIFTTAGVHPYDEVTWEKRDVVQQNWKTGATIFEQRGVDFPDFWSVNASTIVTTKYFRGAVGTPQRETSLKQLIDRVVLTYVKAGKSHGYFATDDDAELFEHELTYALLHQVFSFNSPVWFNVGTKSPQQVSACFILSVDDSMDSILNWYREEGKIFQGGSGAGLNLSRIRSSKELLSSGGTASGPVSFMRGADASAGTIKSGGATRRAAKMVVLDVDHPDIVEFVETKAREEDKIRALRDAGFDMDLGGKDIVSVQYQNANNSVRVNDEFMRAVEAGTDFGLRSRTDNSVIDTVDARTLWGKIATAAWECADPGMQYDDTINDWHTNPETGRITASNPCSEYMSLDNSSCNLASLNLLKFLRDDDTFDGETFQKVAELVITAMDISICFADFPTEPIGQTTRDYRQLGIGYANLGALLMATGHGYDSPGGRSLAASITSLLTGAAYKRSAEIASVVGPYAGYARNEAAHKRVMRKHRSANDEIKTFDVMDRDVHQLATKAWTDVVELGDKHGYRNAQASVLAPTGTIGFMMDCDTTGIEPDFSLVKFKKLVGGGSMQIVNLTIPRALKKMGYTGETVEAIVEYIADKGHVIDAPGLKREHYEVFDTAMGARSISAMGHVKMMAATQPFLSGAISKTVNLPEDATVDEIADVYFQGWKMGLKALAVYRDNCKVGQPLSDGGSTAKDKATDKAAAAASAGAVKVEKVIEYRPVRRRLPKRRGSQTTSFAVGGAEGYLTAGTYDTGELGEIFLKFGKQGSTLAGVMDAFSIAVSIGLQYGVPLETFVEKFTNLRFEPAGLTDDPDVRMAQSIMDYVFRRLALDYMDFETRGYMGIHTAAERALQLETGSYQADDGDSDDLEDELESYSQSAPVTKAKPAEAESSATVAADDVKSGAGAASARVVSSEIHSSAELMEKFQGKSADAPMCMTCGTKMRPAGSCYVCEGCGSTSGCS; encoded by the coding sequence ATGACCGAGACCGCGAACCGCGCCGCCACCCGCAAGGGCCCCCGCGGCAAGGGCGTGCAGATCGAGCGCATCTTCACCACCGCCGGGGTGCACCCCTACGACGAGGTGACCTGGGAGAAGCGCGACGTCGTCCAGCAGAACTGGAAGACGGGCGCGACGATCTTCGAGCAGCGCGGTGTCGACTTCCCCGACTTCTGGTCGGTCAACGCCTCCACCATCGTTACCACGAAGTACTTCCGCGGCGCCGTCGGCACCCCGCAGCGCGAGACCAGTCTCAAGCAGCTCATCGACCGCGTCGTGCTCACCTACGTCAAGGCCGGCAAGAGCCACGGCTACTTCGCCACCGACGACGACGCCGAGCTCTTCGAGCACGAGCTGACCTACGCCCTGCTCCACCAGGTCTTCTCGTTCAACTCGCCCGTCTGGTTCAACGTCGGCACCAAGAGCCCGCAGCAGGTCAGCGCCTGCTTCATCCTCTCGGTCGACGACTCGATGGACTCGATCCTCAACTGGTACCGCGAGGAGGGCAAGATCTTCCAGGGCGGCTCCGGCGCCGGCCTCAACCTCTCGCGCATCCGCTCCTCCAAGGAGCTTTTGTCCTCCGGTGGCACGGCCTCCGGCCCGGTCTCCTTCATGCGTGGCGCCGACGCGTCCGCGGGCACCATCAAGTCGGGCGGCGCGACCCGCCGCGCGGCGAAGATGGTTGTGCTCGACGTCGACCACCCCGACATCGTGGAGTTCGTCGAGACGAAGGCGCGCGAGGAGGACAAGATCCGCGCGCTGCGTGACGCCGGCTTCGACATGGACCTCGGTGGCAAGGACATCGTGTCCGTGCAGTACCAGAACGCCAACAACTCCGTGCGGGTCAACGACGAGTTCATGCGCGCAGTCGAGGCAGGCACCGACTTCGGTCTGCGCAGCCGCACCGACAACTCCGTCATCGACACCGTCGATGCCCGCACCCTCTGGGGCAAGATCGCCACGGCCGCCTGGGAGTGCGCCGACCCCGGCATGCAGTATGACGACACGATCAACGACTGGCACACCAACCCCGAGACCGGCCGCATCACCGCGTCCAACCCCTGCTCGGAGTACATGTCGCTCGACAACTCCTCGTGCAACCTCGCCTCGCTCAACCTCCTCAAGTTCCTGCGCGACGACGACACCTTCGACGGCGAGACCTTCCAGAAGGTCGCCGAGCTGGTCATCACCGCGATGGACATCTCGATCTGCTTCGCCGACTTCCCGACCGAGCCCATCGGCCAGACCACGCGTGACTACCGCCAGCTCGGCATCGGCTACGCCAACCTCGGCGCGCTGCTCATGGCCACCGGCCACGGCTACGACTCGCCCGGAGGCCGCAGCCTCGCCGCCTCCATCACCTCGCTGCTGACCGGCGCCGCCTACAAGCGCTCCGCCGAGATCGCGTCGGTCGTCGGCCCGTATGCCGGGTACGCCCGCAACGAGGCCGCCCACAAGCGGGTCATGCGCAAGCACCGGTCCGCCAACGACGAGATCAAGACCTTCGACGTCATGGACCGCGACGTCCACCAGCTGGCGACCAAGGCCTGGACCGACGTCGTCGAGCTGGGTGACAAGCACGGCTACCGCAACGCCCAGGCGTCGGTGCTCGCCCCGACCGGCACCATCGGCTTCATGATGGACTGCGACACCACCGGCATCGAGCCCGACTTCTCGCTCGTGAAGTTCAAGAAGCTCGTCGGTGGCGGGTCGATGCAGATCGTCAACCTCACCATCCCGCGTGCGCTGAAGAAGATGGGCTACACCGGCGAGACCGTCGAGGCGATCGTGGAGTACATCGCCGACAAGGGTCACGTCATCGACGCCCCCGGCCTCAAGCGCGAGCACTACGAGGTCTTCGACACTGCGATGGGCGCCCGCTCCATCTCGGCAATGGGCCACGTCAAGATGATGGCCGCCACGCAGCCCTTCCTCTCCGGCGCGATCAGCAAGACGGTCAACCTGCCCGAGGACGCCACGGTCGACGAGATCGCCGACGTCTACTTCCAGGGCTGGAAGATGGGCCTCAAGGCGCTCGCGGTCTACCGCGACAACTGCAAGGTCGGCCAGCCCCTCTCCGACGGCGGGTCCACCGCCAAGGACAAGGCCACCGACAAGGCTGCCGCGGCGGCCTCGGCCGGCGCCGTCAAGGTCGAGAAGGTCATCGAGTACCGCCCCGTCCGTCGTCGCCTGCCCAAGCGTCGCGGCTCGCAGACGACGTCGTTCGCCGTCGGGGGAGCGGAGGGCTACCTCACGGCCGGCACCTACGACACCGGTGAGCTGGGGGAGATCTTCCTCAAGTTCGGCAAGCAGGGCTCGACCCTCGCCGGCGTCATGGACGCCTTCTCCATCGCCGTCAGCATCGGCCTGCAGTACGGCGTGCCGCTGGAGACCTTCGTCGAGAAGTTCACCAACCTGCGCTTCGAGCCGGCCGGCCTCACGGACGACCCCGACGTGCGGATGGCGCAGTCGATCATGGACTACGTGTTCCGTCGCCTGGCGCTGGACTACATGGACTTCGAGACCCGCGGCTACATGGGCATCCACACCGCTGCGGAGCGGGCCCTCCAGCTCGAGACCGGCTCCTACCAGGCCGACGACGGCGACAGCGACGACCTCGAGGACGAGCTGGAGTCCTACTCCCAGTCCGCCCCCGTCACCAAGGCCAAGCCGGCCGAGGCGGAGTCGTCCGCGACGGTCGCCGCCGACGACGTGAAGTCGGGCGCCGGTGCGGCCTCGGCCCGGGTCGTCAGCAGCGAGATCCACTCATCCGCCGAGCTCATGGAGAAGTTCCAGGGCAAGTCGGCCGACGCCCCCATGTGCATGACCTGCGGGACGAAGATGCGCCCGGCGGGGTCCTGCTACGTGTGCGAGGGGTGCGGGAGCACCAGCGGCTGCAGCTGA
- a CDS encoding IS1380 family transposase, whose product MQAFHTIDAVFDDPNLIGVAGLVPVMRLAERAGLQRLLTQRLTVSSPNAAVKAGCVVAGMIAGADSIDDLDVLRHGGMSKVVTGVRAPSTVGTFLRTFTFGHVRQLDAISSQVLAGLAGVVPRLLAGTDAMAFVDIDDTIREVHGYKKQGVAYGYSGVKGLNAQLAVLSSPTCAPVIAACRLRKGNTISGQGGAKLVGDAVATARRAGACGQVMVRADSGYYRRDLVTAALKAKAWFSVTVRMNPAVVRAIGAIPEDAWTTIKYPRAIWDDDEQRWISEAQVAETEFIAFTSARKDQQVPCRLVVRRVQRLNKVAVAAGQDELFASWRHHGFVTNSTLTAIAADETHRDHAIVEQVIAELKSGAMAHAPSGKFDANAAWLALACLAFNLLRAAGVAASTRHAKARWATLRTHLVAVPGRVASSARRLMLHLPTNWPWANAWDNLWATATATAT is encoded by the coding sequence ATGCAAGCATTCCACACGATCGACGCAGTTTTCGATGACCCCAACCTGATCGGTGTGGCGGGTTTGGTCCCGGTGATGCGGTTGGCCGAACGCGCCGGGCTGCAGCGCCTGCTGACGCAGCGGTTGACCGTGTCGTCGCCCAACGCGGCGGTCAAGGCCGGGTGCGTGGTCGCGGGGATGATCGCCGGCGCCGACAGCATCGACGACCTCGACGTGCTGCGCCACGGCGGCATGAGCAAGGTCGTGACCGGGGTGCGGGCCCCCTCGACGGTCGGGACGTTCCTACGCACCTTCACGTTCGGACACGTCCGGCAGCTCGACGCGATCTCCTCCCAGGTCCTGGCCGGGCTCGCGGGTGTGGTCCCGCGGCTCCTGGCCGGGACCGACGCGATGGCGTTCGTCGACATCGACGACACGATCCGCGAGGTCCACGGGTACAAGAAGCAGGGCGTCGCGTACGGGTACTCCGGCGTCAAGGGGCTGAACGCGCAGCTGGCCGTGCTGTCGTCGCCGACCTGCGCACCGGTCATCGCAGCGTGCCGGCTGCGCAAGGGCAACACGATCTCCGGGCAGGGCGGCGCGAAGCTGGTCGGGGACGCCGTCGCCACCGCCCGCCGCGCGGGGGCGTGCGGGCAGGTGATGGTCCGGGCTGACTCCGGGTACTACCGCCGCGACCTGGTCACCGCCGCCCTCAAGGCCAAGGCCTGGTTCTCGGTCACCGTGCGGATGAATCCTGCTGTGGTGCGGGCGATCGGCGCCATCCCCGAGGATGCGTGGACCACGATCAAGTACCCCCGGGCGATCTGGGACGACGACGAGCAGCGGTGGATCTCCGAAGCGCAGGTCGCCGAAACCGAGTTCATCGCGTTCACGTCCGCCCGCAAGGACCAGCAGGTCCCCTGCCGACTCGTGGTCCGCCGCGTGCAGCGGCTCAACAAGGTCGCCGTCGCTGCGGGTCAAGACGAGCTGTTCGCCAGCTGGCGTCATCACGGGTTCGTCACCAACTCCACCCTGACCGCGATCGCCGCGGACGAGACCCACCGGGACCACGCGATCGTGGAGCAGGTCATCGCCGAGCTCAAGAGCGGGGCCATGGCCCACGCACCGTCAGGCAAGTTCGACGCCAACGCAGCGTGGCTCGCCCTGGCCTGCCTCGCGTTCAACCTCCTGCGCGCCGCGGGAGTCGCCGCCTCGACCCGCCACGCTAAAGCGAGGTGGGCCACCCTGCGCACCCACCTGGTCGCGGTCCCGGGCAGGGTCGCGTCCTCGGCCCGACGGTTAATGCTGCACCTACCGACGAACTGGCCCTGGGCGAATGCATGGGACAACCTCTGGGCCACCGCCACCGCTACCGCTACCTGA
- a CDS encoding AIPR family protein gives MITGITDLQIVNGGQTTASLFYATQGGRDADLADVFVQMKLVVVTVDDAVAMVPLISRYANSQNAVREDDFFSNSPFHVRMEELSKRVLVPTRSGVSFQTKWYYERTRGQYLNDRNRRSTSEQKKFEAEFPRAQVITKVDAAKYVVAWERQPHLVSGGAQKNFKAFAALVSEQYSKQPEAFNENYFRRLVAKTILFNSIRTAISKADWYEAGYLANLTAYAMAKLSLEMSRDARVSGFDLLRIWDNQCVGEAMLAEAVTVARLALDVLTSDDRLVVNVTEWAKRDSAWKRLAETPHELSSGFVRECIPITLNAVGERTVTVNSRFPHDVPEMMHLEEIEEGTWRKIRTFLSGQSQLSSADDRRLREVIPMRRGWFERDAARELLAIYVKALNSGWREEL, from the coding sequence ATGATCACCGGCATCACTGACCTCCAGATCGTCAACGGGGGCCAGACAACCGCGTCGCTCTTCTATGCCACACAGGGAGGTCGTGACGCCGACCTGGCCGACGTCTTCGTGCAGATGAAGCTGGTCGTGGTCACGGTGGACGATGCCGTGGCGATGGTACCCCTGATCAGCCGATACGCCAACAGTCAGAATGCCGTGAGAGAGGACGACTTCTTCTCCAACAGCCCGTTCCACGTGCGGATGGAGGAGCTCTCGAAGCGTGTGCTAGTCCCAACGAGATCAGGAGTGAGCTTCCAGACCAAGTGGTACTACGAAAGGACCCGCGGGCAGTACCTCAACGATCGCAACCGACGGTCCACTTCTGAGCAGAAGAAATTCGAAGCCGAGTTCCCCCGGGCACAGGTCATCACCAAGGTCGACGCGGCGAAGTACGTCGTGGCATGGGAGAGGCAGCCCCACCTAGTTAGTGGCGGGGCCCAGAAGAACTTCAAGGCGTTTGCCGCGTTGGTCTCCGAGCAGTACTCCAAGCAGCCCGAGGCCTTCAACGAGAACTACTTCCGACGGCTCGTCGCCAAGACCATCCTTTTCAACTCCATCCGAACGGCGATCTCCAAGGCCGACTGGTACGAAGCCGGCTACCTCGCGAACCTAACCGCCTACGCGATGGCTAAACTGTCACTGGAAATGTCGAGGGACGCACGGGTGTCAGGGTTCGACCTACTGCGAATATGGGACAATCAATGTGTGGGCGAGGCCATGCTGGCAGAGGCGGTCACCGTCGCACGCCTAGCACTCGACGTCCTCACTAGCGACGACCGGCTCGTCGTGAACGTCACCGAATGGGCAAAGCGTGACTCCGCATGGAAGCGGCTCGCGGAGACGCCCCATGAGTTGAGCTCCGGCTTCGTCCGCGAGTGCATCCCCATCACCTTGAATGCCGTCGGCGAGAGGACGGTCACGGTCAACTCGCGCTTCCCCCATGATGTCCCCGAGATGATGCACCTTGAGGAGATCGAGGAGGGCACGTGGCGCAAGATCAGAACCTTCCTCAGCGGGCAGTCACAACTAAGCAGCGCGGATGACCGCCGCCTTCGCGAGGTCATCCCCATGCGGCGCGGCTGGTTTGAGCGCGACGCCGCTCGAGAACTTCTGGCGATCTACGTTAAGGCACTTAACAGCGGATGGCGGGAGGAGTTGTAG